The Panicum hallii strain FIL2 chromosome 9, PHallii_v3.1, whole genome shotgun sequence genome has a window encoding:
- the LOC112877380 gene encoding uncharacterized protein LOC112877380, with protein sequence MTGGGGKGGRGWSSLPADLLLAVFALLPSDADRVRFRAVCAAWGAAAAAWRPRPWLVGSRTDRSGRGGGAVSSFWLSPGAGLLRPFDAGVPAGLEYLSSSRGYLALSDPSVSPKAVVLVNPVTGRRVRLPPIGFFKRWLDVTTVVLSADPGAAAEWSAVAVGFPTTSLAYYSSAAGAWARLDFGAPGYAGVEHYNGRFYVAFGSRICVLEADGGAPAVIPLERVDDDGADGSDDEPKLPGGGGRRVVETHLVECDGQLLLVSVHDDVAYNSDDDMGGLAVDEGGSKGGGDARAVEVHRVEWLWDGRVRLVRETDLGWNALFLGRNRAFALSAAEFPACRVNCVYLVDRQGHPDGVVRVLDLENQWARREETICPDDGTGGSASSAGWARRGWFFPNY encoded by the coding sequence atgacgggcggcggcggcaagggcgGCAGGGGTTGGTCCTCGCTGCCGGCGGACCTGCTGCTCGCCGTCTTCGCGCTCCTCCCCTCCGACGCCGACCGCGTCCGCTTCCGCGCCGTCTGCGCGGCCTggggtgccgccgccgccgcctggcgcCCGCGCCCCTGGCTCGTCGGCTCGCGCACCGACCgctccggccgcggcggcggcgccgtctcGTCCTTTTGGCTCTCCCCCGGCGCCGGCCTCCTCCGGCCCTTCGACGCCGGCGTGCCCGCGGGGCTCGAGTacctctcctcctcccgcgGGTACCTCGCGCTCTCCGACCCCAGCGTCAGCCCCAAGGCCGTCGTCCTCGTCAACCCCGTCACCGGCCGGCGCGTCCGCCTCCCGCCCATCGGCTTCTTCAAGAGGTGGCTCGATGTCACCACCGTCGTGCTGTCCGCCGACCCGGGCGCCGCGGCCGAGTGGTCGGCGGTCGCGGTCGGGTTCCCGACCACGTCCCTCGCGTACTACAGCTCCGCCGCCGGGGCGTGGGCGCGGCTCGACTTCGGCGCGCCCGGCTACGCCGGCGTCGAGCACTACAACGGGCGGTTCTACGTGGCCTTCGGCTCCCGGATCTGCGTCCTCGAGGCCGACGGGGGCGCGCCCGCGGTCATCCCGCTCGAGCGcgtcgacgacgacggcgcGGACGGCTCGGACGACGAGCCGAAgctccccggcggcggcgggaggcgcgTCGTCGAGACGCACCTGGTGGAGTGCGACGGCCAGCTGCTCCTCGTCTCGGTGCACGACGACGTGGCCTACAACTCGGACGACGACATGGGGGGCCTCGCCGTGGACGAAGGGGGCAGCAAGGGCGGCGGGGACGCGCGCGCGGTCGAGGTGCACAGGGTGGAGTGGCTCTGGGACGGGCGGGTGCGGCTGGTGAGGGAGACGGACCTCGGCTGGAACGCGCTGTTCCTAGGCCGGAACCGCGCGTTCGCGCTCTCGGCGGCGGAGTTCCCCGCGTGCCGCGTCAACTGCGTCTACCTCGTCGATCGGCAGGGCCACCCGGACGGGGTCGTCAGGGTGCTGGACCTGGAGAACCAGTGGGCGCGCCGTGAGGAGACAATCTGCCCCGACGACGGCACGGGAGGATCCGCTTCGTCGGCCGGGTGGGCGCGCCGTGGCTGGTTCTTCCCCAACTACTAG
- the LOC112872640 gene encoding molybdate-anion transporter-like, translating to MEVFYYLVFGALSAVVAALELGKSGKDRVATSPAFNSFKNNYILVYSLMMSGDWLQGPYVYYLYSQYGFDKGDIGRLFIAGFGSSMLFGTIVGSLADKQGRKRACVTYCISYILSCFTKHSPEYKILMVGRVLGGIATSLLFSAFESWLVAEHNKKGFDPQWLSITFSKAIFLGNGLVAIVAGLFANFLADNMGFGPVAPFDAAACFLAIGMAIILSSWGENYGDSSDSKDLMTQFKVAAKAIASDEKIALLGAIQSLFEGSMYTFVFLWTPALSPNDEEIPHGFIFATFMLSSMLGSSIASRLLARKLKVEGYMQIVFSVSAFTLCLPVVTNFLVPPSSEKGGSISLGGCLQLLGFCTFESCVGIFWPSIMKMRSQYIPEEARSTIMNFFRIPLNLFVCVVLYNVNAFPITVMFGMCSIFLFMAAILQRRLMVVSDLHKSTKVVEMTGEDEPLNP from the exons ATGGAGGTGTTCTACTACCTCGTGTTCGGCGCCCTCTCCGCCGtcgtggcggcgctggagctcggcaagtccggcaaggaccgCGTCGCCACCTCCCCGGCCTTCAACTCCTTCAAGAACAACTACATCCTCGTGTACTCCCTCATGATGT CTGGGGACTGGCTGCAGGGCCCCTACGTGTACTACCTCTACAGCCAGTACGGCTTCGACAAGGGCGACATCGGCCGCCTCTTCATCGCCGGCTTCGGCTCCTCCATGCTCTTCGGCACCATCGTCGGATCCCTCGCAGATAAGCA GGGCCGGAAGAGGGCGTGCGTCACCTACTGCATCAGCTACATCCTGAGTTGCTTCACCAAGCACTCCCCCGAGTACAAGATCCTGATGGTTGGGCGCGTGCTCGGAGGCATTGCCACGTCGCTGCTCTTCTCGGCGTTCGAGTCGTGGCTCGTCGCGGAGCACAACAAG AAAGGATTTGATCCACAATGGTTGTCCATAACATTCTCCAAGGCTATCTTTCTTGGCAATGGTCTAGTCGCCATTGTTGCCGGGCTCTTTGCAAATTTTCTTGCTGATAACATGGGTTTTGGTCCCGTGGCTCCATTTGATGCCGCTGCTTGCTTCCTAGCAATAGGAATGGCAATTATCTTATCATCATGGGGTGAGAACTATGGAGATTCATCTGACAGCAAGGACTTGATGACCCAGTTCAAGGTTGCAGCTAAAGCCATTGCTTCAG ATGAAAAGATTGCATTGCTTGGAGCCATACAGTCATTGTTTGAGGGTTCAATGTATACTTTTGTTTTCCTGTGGACTCCTGCTCTGAGCCCAAATGATGAAGAAATTCCTCATGGCTTCATATTTGCTACATTCATGCTGTCCTCGATGCTGGGTAGCTCAATTGCTTCTCGTCTATTAGCTCGGAAACTGAAGGTTGAAGGTTATATGCAAATTGTGTTTTCAGTATCAGCCTTTACTCTTTGCCTCCCTGTTGTGACGAAT TTCCTAGTACCTCCCTCCTCTGAGAAAGGTGGTAGCATTTCATTAGGAGGCTGTCTGCAGCTTCTTGGTTTCTGTACATTTGAGTCATGTGTTGGTATATTCTGGCCATCAATCATGAAGATGAGATCTCAATATATTCCAGAGGAGGCAAGAAGCACAATCATGAATTTTTTCCGCATACCACTCAACCTGTTTGTTTGTGTGGTACTATACAAT GTGAATGCATTCCCAATCACTGTCATGTTTGGCATGTGCTCCATTTTCCTTTTCATGGCAGCAATCTTGCAGAGGCGGTTAATGGTTGTTTCTGATCTTCACAAGTCGACAA AAGTGGTAGAGATGACAGGAGAAGATGAACCTCTGAACCCTTAG
- the LOC112877593 gene encoding AAA-ATPase At2g46620-like — protein MALDGGVWGGVIGALAYGVLAVAALRLVLSYKSAAHALRRAWRWADEWAQAYQYYEVPRLGADGAENPLFRKAAAYVASLPSLEDADAACVLSSAAKSNDFALQLGPGHAARDAFLGARLAWTNAGAGRLVLRVRRHDRTRVLRPYLQHVESVADEMEARRRELRLYANAGGAGAPRWASAPFTHPATLDTVAMDPELKARVRADLESFLKGRAYYHRLGRVWRRSYLLYGGPGTGKSTFAAAMARFLGYDVYDIDLSRGGCDDLRALLLDTAPRSLILVEDLDRYLRGGDGETAAARTARVLSFMDGLSSCCGEERVMVFTMSGGKDGVDPAVLRPGRLDVHIHFTMCDFEAFKALASNYLGLKDHKLYPQVEEGFHAGARLSPAELGEIMIANRGSPSRALRTVINALQQVAVPPPPPQPQRAGTATATATAARPPRLTSRWSGHLDYASASDAGAAGQSSPRGGGGFAKDAPIREFKKLYGLIKYRSRKDAGVVPVDDSAASPNGRGSEASSDKDRTGD, from the coding sequence ATGGCGCTGGACGGCGGCGTCTGGGGAGGGGTGATCGGGGCGCTGGCCTACGGCGtcctggcggtggcggcgctgcgGCTGGTGCTGTCGTACAAGTCGGCGGCGCACGCGCTGCGGCGGGCGTGGCGGTGGGCGGACGAGTGGGCGCAGGCGTACCAGTACTACGAGGTGCCGCGCCTCGGCGCGGACGGCGCGGAGAACCCGCTGTTCCGGAAGGCGGCGGCGTACGTGGCGTCGCTGCCGTCGCTCGAGGACGCCGACGCCGCCTGCGTCCTGTCGTCGGCGGCCAAGAGCAACGACTTCGCGCTGCAGCTGGGCCCGGGCCACGCCGCGCGGGACGCCTTCCTCGGCGCGCGCCTCGCCTGGACcaacgccggcgccggccgcctCGTCCTGCGCGTGCGCCGCCACGACCGCACCCGCGTGCTGCGGCCCTACCTGCAGCACGTCGAGTCCGTCGCCGACGAGATGGAGGCGCGCCGCAGGGAGCTGCGGCTGTACGCCaacgccggcggcgcgggcgcgccgCGGTGGGCGTCCGCGCCCTTTACCCACCCAGCCACGCTCGACACCGTGGCCATGGACCCCGAGCTCAAGGCCCGCGTCCGCGCCGACCTCGAGAGCTTCCTCAAGGGCCGCGCCTACTACCACCGGCTCGGCCGCGTCTGGCGCCGGAGCTACCTGCTCTACGGCGGCCCCGGCACCGGCAAGTCCACCTTCGCCGCCGCGATGGCGAGGTTCCTCGGCTACGACGTCTACGACATCGACCTGTCCCGCGGCGGATGCGACGACCTCCGCGCGCTGCTCCTGGACACCGCCCCGCGGTCGCTCATCCTCGTGGAGGACCTCGACCGGTAcctccgcggcggcgacggtgagacggcggcggccaggacgGCGCGGGTGCTCAGCTTCATGGACGGGCTGTCCTCCTGCTGCGGCGAGGAGCGCGTCATGGTGTTCACCATGAGCGGCGGCAAGGACGGCGTGGACCCGGCCGTGCTGCGGCCGGGCCGGCTGGACGTGCACATCCACTTCACCATGTGCGACTTCGAGGCCTTCAAGGCGCTGGCCAGCAACTACCTGGGGCTCAAGGACCACAAGCTGTACCCGCAGGTGGAGGAGGGCTTCCACGCCGGCGCCCGCCTCAGCCCCGCCGAGCTCGGCGAGATCATGATCGCCAACCGCGGgtccccgagccgcgcgctccgCACCGTCATCAACGCCCTGCAGCAAGTggcggtgccgccgccgcccccgcagcCGCAGCGGGCcggcaccgccaccgccaccgccaccgcggcGCGCCCGCCCAGGCTCACCTCGAGGTGGTCCGGGCACCTCGACTACGCCAGCGCGTCGgacgccggcgcggcgggccaGTCGTCGCCCCGGGGCGGGGGTGGGTTCGCCAAGGACGCGCCGATCAGGGAGTTCAAGAAGCTCTACGGCCTGATCAAGTACAGGAGCCGGAAGGACGCCGGCGTCGTGCCGGTGGACGACAGCGCGGCATCGCCGAACGGGCGGGGCAGCGAGGCCAGCTCTGACAAGGACCGGACCGGTGATTAg
- the LOC112877381 gene encoding mitochondrial import inner membrane translocase subunit TIM23-2-like yields MLPIKYRSLEGPLRKRRLPPKASSLAVPSFLPLVSRPPPTTLQTLDAPHPPAAMADPRMFPSGSDDRAESSDAGRRLYNPYQDLNMPYSYRTLYDLPTSPEFLFQEEALAQRRSWGENLTFYTGVGYLSGAVGGAALGLRDAARGAEPGETAKIRANRVLNSCGSSGRRVGNTLGVIGLMYAGIESAMVAARDRDDWINSVAAGLGTGALFRAANGPRSAVVAGALGGVLAAAATGGKQLAKRYVPVI; encoded by the coding sequence ATGCTGCCAATAAAATACCGCTCCCTAgagggacctcttcgcaaaaGGCGGCTGCCTCCTAAAGCGAGCTCCCTTGCCGTCCCTTCCTTCCTTCCCCTGgtttcccggccgccgccgaccACGCTCCAAACCCTAGACGCCCCCCACCCTCCCGCCGCCATGGCCGACCCGCGGATGTTCCCGTCAGGATCCGACGACCGCGCCGAATCCTCCGACGCCGGCCGCCGGCTGTACAACCCGTACCAGGACCTCAACATGCCCTACAGCTACCGGACCCTCTACGACCTCCCCACCTCGCCGGAGTTCCTCTTCCAGGAGGAGGCCCTGGCGCAGCGCCGCTCGTGGGGCGAGAACCTCACCTTCTACACGGGCGTCGGGTACCTCTCCGGCGCCGTCGGCGGCGCCGCCCTGGGCCTCCGCGACGCCGCCAGGGGTGCCGAGCCCGGGGAGACCGCCAAGATCCGCGCCAACCGCGTGCTCAACTCCTGCggcagctccggccgccgcgtcgGCAACACGCTGGGCGTCATCGGCCTCATGTACGCCGGGATCGAGAGCGCCATGGTCGCGGCCCGCGACCGCGACGACTGGATCAACAGCGTCGCTGCCGGGCTCGGCACCGGCGCGCTCTTCCGCGCCGCCAACGGCCCGCGGTCCGCCGTTGTCGCGGGCGCCCTCGGTGGGGTCctcgccgcggccgccacggGGGGCAAGCAGCTCGCCAAGCGATACGTGCCTGTCATATGA